In Ischnura elegans chromosome 6, ioIscEleg1.1, whole genome shotgun sequence, one genomic interval encodes:
- the LOC124160355 gene encoding phospholipase B1, membrane-associated-like, with the protein MQSGTATDDLFSLKKIDLIVKEAESMTYPPEDFHTVVQERVPLSTPFPCEVAENRPKWRSDTKPTSVHKLRPGDIDVVSAMGDSIASGNAARERSTWGLIISDRGVVFSGGGQATWREITTLPNIIKVFNPKLVGQALGRGDFFSYNAQLNVAVPGSLDSEIIHQVKMFIFKMRRDRRIDFERDWKLVTMFIGHNNICTYECNDKEKNSPEIHKAHLQKALDYLYDNVPRVFVNIINILDPTIQLKLPISLTCQFLSRAFCACMYSANDVKESMLRLSRVVRSYQKAEEELVFSGRYDGREYFTVELQPFSRVLNGPIEEGEAESPVLKELIQNISTIWTPDCHHLSQRGNAEVAIQLWNNMLQPVGNKTEKIEDVRLKQYLCPTEEKPYFFTKKNSEIFLKEGHQ; encoded by the exons ATGCAGTCGGGAACCGCAACGGATGACCTCTTCTCCCTCAAGAAAATCGATCTCATAGTTAAG GAAGCGGAGTCGATGACATATCCACCCGAGGATTTCCACACGGTCGTGCAGGAAAGGGTGCCGCTGTCCACGCCTTTTCCTTGCGAAGTGGCAGAGAACAGACCGAAATGGAGATCGGACACCAAGCCAACGAGCGTCCACAAACTACGACCGGGGGATATCGACGTGGTGTCAGCCATGGGAGATTCCATCGCCAGTGGCAACGCGGCCAGGGAAAGAAGCACTTGGGGTCTCATAATCTCAGACAGAGGAGTGGTGTTCTCGGGCG GTGGCCAGGCAACGTGGCGAGAGATAACTACCCTGCCAAACATCATCAAAGTGTTTAATCCTAAATTGGTAGGGCAAGCCCTAGGACGAGGTGACTTCTTCTCTTATAATGCCCAATTGAATGTCGCCGTCCCTGGATCCCTGGACAGTGAAATCATACACCAGGTCAAGATGTTCATCTTTAAGATGAGAAGGGACCGAAGAATAGATTTTGAACGTGATTGGAAG TTGGTGACTATGTTCATCGGACATAATAATATTTGTACGTATGAATGCAATGACAAAGAAAAGAACTCACCCGAGATTCACAAAGCCCATCTACAAAAAGCACTGGATTATTTGTATGACAATGTTCCAAGGGTCTTTGTAAACATCATAAATATCCTAG ATCCTACGATCCAGCTAAAGTTACCCATAAGTTTAACATGCCAGTTCTTATCACGAGCTTTCTGTGCATGCATGTATTCGGCAAATGACGTGAAAGAAAGCATGCTCCGGCTATCCAGAGTTGTGCGTAGCTACCAAAAAGCCGAAGAGGAATTG GTATTCAGCGGACGATACGACGGCAGAGAATATTTCACAGTGGAATTACAGCCCTTCTCAAGGGTGCTCAATGGACCCATAGAAGAGGGCGAGGCTGAAAGCCCAGTCCTCAAGGAATTGATACAGAATATATCCACGATATGGACACCGGACTGCCACCATCTCAGCCAAAGAGGAAATGCAGAAG TGGCCATTCAACTTTGGAACAACATGCTACAGCCTGTGggaaataaaacggaaaaaattgagGATGTAAGGCTCAAGCAATATTTATGCCCGACAGAGGAGAAGCCCTACTTTTTCACCAAAAAGAATTCAGAAATATTTCTCAAAGAAGGTCATCAGTGA